The following are encoded together in the Naumannella cuiyingiana genome:
- a CDS encoding MarR family winged helix-turn-helix transcriptional regulator, which yields MLSTSEPDPGDLHGAYRLLIADVYELATLTRRISDAETAPLGLTSAQWHVLSAISEEPRTVAAVARRLGLTRQAVQRVADVLVDAGRAERRPNRDHRTAPLLAITADGRAVLDELWTTTRERRADPLRRAGLSPEDLAQADATLRAVLAALRDGSA from the coding sequence ATGTTGTCAACATCCGAGCCCGATCCCGGTGACCTGCACGGCGCGTACCGGCTGCTGATCGCCGATGTGTACGAGTTGGCCACGCTGACCCGGCGGATCAGCGACGCGGAGACCGCCCCGCTGGGACTGACGTCGGCGCAGTGGCATGTGCTCAGTGCGATCAGCGAGGAGCCGCGAACGGTGGCCGCCGTGGCCCGCCGGCTCGGGTTGACCCGGCAGGCGGTGCAGCGGGTGGCCGACGTGTTGGTCGATGCCGGGCGGGCGGAGCGGCGGCCGAATCGCGATCACCGGACCGCCCCGCTACTGGCGATCACCGCCGACGGGCGCGCCGTCCTCGATGAGCTGTGGACGACCACCCGCGAACGCCGGGCCGACCCATTGCGCCGCGCCGGGCTGTCGCCGGAGGACCTGGCACAAGCCGATGCCACCCTGCGCGCCGTCCTCGCCGCCCTTCGCGACGGCTCCGCCTGA
- a CDS encoding MFS transporter — protein sequence MTTTQSPDVTPDVAPEATTSAGASAARTGLRGAPGRWLHGWDPENRAQWDGGGRAIARRNLWLSIFAEFLGFGVFALWGIAVPMLAAWGYTGPLALSNAEQFWLVSIPILVGATMRIPYTFAVPLVGGRNWTVISALLLLAPTVGLALAVSAHAPFPVLLVVAALAGFGGGNFASSMTNISFFYPAAEKGAALGLNAAGGNLGTAAVQFTAPLVVLIGATTMSAGATVPNLPAVGWVFAPFVLLAAMLAWRFMDNVADAKADPKSFAAAVRRPQTWLLSLLYIGTFGSFIGFAGAFPKLLTDAFPEASLKIAFLGALVGSLSRPLGGIVADRVGGWVITVISFAGMALGAGGAIFALQAGSLAAFMISFVCLFVFTGIGNGSIYRMIPAVFAATEPDRSPAGRLATLRLTGGAIGIVGAIGAYGGFVIPQGFSLSMALSGGSIVPALLAIIGVYLIFGILTWRLYGRGFGARI from the coding sequence GTGACCACCACCCAATCCCCGGACGTCACCCCCGACGTCGCGCCCGAAGCCACAACGAGCGCCGGGGCGAGCGCCGCGCGTACCGGCCTGCGCGGCGCGCCCGGCCGCTGGCTGCACGGCTGGGACCCCGAGAACCGCGCCCAGTGGGACGGCGGAGGGCGCGCGATCGCCCGGCGCAATCTGTGGCTGTCGATCTTCGCCGAGTTCCTCGGCTTCGGCGTCTTCGCGCTCTGGGGCATCGCGGTGCCGATGCTTGCCGCGTGGGGCTACACGGGTCCGCTCGCGCTGAGCAATGCCGAGCAGTTCTGGCTGGTGTCGATCCCGATCCTGGTCGGCGCGACCATGCGGATCCCCTATACGTTCGCGGTCCCGCTGGTCGGCGGCCGGAACTGGACGGTGATCTCGGCGCTGCTGCTGTTGGCGCCGACTGTCGGGCTCGCGCTCGCGGTGTCGGCGCACGCGCCGTTCCCCGTCCTGCTGGTGGTCGCCGCGCTGGCCGGCTTCGGGGGCGGCAACTTCGCCTCCTCGATGACCAACATCTCCTTCTTCTACCCCGCGGCGGAGAAGGGTGCCGCGCTCGGCCTGAACGCGGCCGGCGGCAACCTGGGCACGGCGGCCGTGCAGTTCACCGCGCCGCTGGTGGTGCTGATCGGCGCCACGACCATGTCGGCCGGTGCGACCGTGCCCAACCTGCCCGCGGTCGGCTGGGTCTTCGCCCCGTTCGTGCTGCTCGCGGCCATGCTGGCCTGGCGCTTCATGGACAATGTCGCCGACGCCAAGGCCGACCCGAAGTCGTTCGCCGCGGCGGTACGCCGTCCGCAGACCTGGCTGTTGTCCCTGCTCTACATCGGCACGTTCGGGTCCTTCATCGGCTTCGCCGGCGCCTTCCCCAAGCTGCTCACCGACGCCTTCCCCGAGGCCAGCCTGAAGATCGCCTTCCTCGGCGCGCTGGTCGGCTCGTTGTCCCGGCCGCTCGGCGGGATCGTCGCCGACCGGGTCGGCGGCTGGGTGATCACGGTGATCTCGTTCGCCGGAATGGCGCTCGGCGCCGGCGGCGCGATCTTCGCCCTCCAGGCCGGAAGCCTGGCCGCCTTCATGATCAGCTTTGTCTGCCTGTTCGTCTTCACCGGAATCGGCAACGGTTCGATCTACCGGATGATCCCGGCGGTTTTCGCCGCCACCGAACCGGACCGCTCCCCCGCCGGCCGGCTCGCCACCCTGCGCCTGACCGGAGGCGCGATCGGTATCGTTGGCGCCATCGGCGCCTACGGCGGCTTCGTCATCCCGCAGGGATTCTCGCTGTCGATGGCGCTGTCGGGTGGCTCGATCGTGCCCGCCCTGCTGGCGATCATCGGCGTGTACCTGATCTTCGGCATCCTCACCTGGCGCCTCTACGGCCGCGGCTTCGGCGCCCGGATCTGA
- a CDS encoding molybdopterin oxidoreductase family protein yields MTDTHCPYCALQCAITLTVDETGGNRTVSVAPRDFPTNLGGLCQKGWTAATLLDHPDRLTTPLVRRDGALVPASWDEAYAVIIERVRRVQDESGRDAVAVFGGGGLTNEKAYLLGKFARLALGTSMIDYNGRFCMSSAAAAGNRAFGLDRGLPFPLADLGGADAVLLAGSNLAATMPPAVRHLASIRERGGLIAIDPRRSETARLTDDGAGIHLRNLPGSDLAVLLGLLQVIIAEDRCDEDYLASRTTGWPRVRAAAAQWWPERVERASGVPADALRQAARLLAAASPARGGAGAYLLTGRGAEQHAHGTDTVTAVINLALALGLPGRAGSGYGAITGQGNGQGGREHGQKNDQLPGYRKITDHAAREHVASVWGVAPETIPGPGVPAVQLLRSLGTPGGPRALFVHGANPVISGPDAQVITERLAALDLLVVCDFFRSETAELADVVLPVTQWAEETGTMTSLEGRVLRRRRAVPPPEGVRDELRVLADLAGRLGCRADFPTDPDAVLAELGRASAGGIADYGGITPERLDRGEALHWPCPADDHPGTPRLFAERFATPDGRAAMIAVEPAPVDDDLRPDAPIYLITGRVLQQYQSGAQTRRVAALNRVQGSGFVELHPRLARRLEVAEGELVRVRSARGEACAPARISADLRPDVVFMPFHFPGQERANTLTNPTTDPVSGMPEFKVCAVEVTKIKEAAC; encoded by the coding sequence ATGACCGACACGCATTGCCCCTACTGCGCCCTGCAGTGCGCGATCACGCTGACCGTCGACGAGACGGGCGGCAACCGCACGGTCAGCGTCGCCCCGCGCGACTTCCCGACCAACCTCGGCGGGCTGTGTCAGAAGGGCTGGACCGCGGCAACGCTGTTGGACCATCCCGACCGGCTGACCACGCCGCTGGTCCGGCGCGACGGTGCGCTGGTGCCGGCCAGCTGGGACGAGGCGTACGCCGTGATCATCGAGCGGGTACGCCGGGTGCAGGACGAGTCCGGGCGCGACGCCGTGGCCGTCTTCGGCGGCGGCGGGCTGACCAACGAGAAAGCCTACCTGCTCGGCAAGTTCGCCAGGCTCGCGCTCGGCACATCCATGATCGACTACAACGGCCGGTTCTGCATGTCGTCGGCGGCCGCGGCGGGCAACCGCGCCTTCGGGCTGGACCGCGGGCTGCCGTTCCCGCTGGCCGATCTCGGCGGCGCCGACGCCGTCCTGCTCGCCGGGTCCAATCTCGCCGCGACGATGCCGCCGGCGGTCCGCCACCTCGCCAGCATCCGCGAGCGCGGCGGGCTGATCGCGATCGATCCGCGGCGCAGCGAGACCGCGCGGCTCACCGACGACGGCGCCGGCATCCATCTGCGCAATCTTCCGGGCAGCGATCTCGCGGTGCTGCTCGGCCTGTTGCAGGTGATCATCGCCGAGGACCGTTGCGACGAGGACTATCTCGCGTCCCGCACCACGGGCTGGCCACGGGTACGCGCGGCCGCCGCCCAGTGGTGGCCCGAACGCGTCGAGCGGGCCTCGGGCGTACCAGCCGATGCCTTGCGCCAGGCCGCCCGGCTACTCGCCGCCGCGAGCCCCGCACGCGGTGGTGCGGGGGCGTACCTGCTGACCGGTCGGGGCGCGGAGCAGCACGCCCACGGCACCGACACGGTGACCGCGGTGATCAACCTCGCGCTGGCGCTCGGCCTGCCCGGGCGCGCCGGCAGCGGCTACGGCGCGATCACCGGCCAGGGCAACGGCCAGGGCGGCCGCGAGCACGGGCAGAAGAACGATCAGCTCCCCGGCTACCGCAAGATCACCGATCACGCCGCCCGGGAACACGTGGCGAGCGTGTGGGGAGTCGCTCCCGAGACGATCCCGGGCCCGGGCGTACCGGCCGTCCAACTGCTGCGGTCGCTCGGTACGCCGGGCGGGCCGCGCGCCCTGTTCGTGCACGGCGCCAACCCGGTGATCAGCGGCCCCGATGCGCAGGTGATCACCGAGCGGCTCGCGGCGCTCGACCTGCTGGTGGTGTGCGACTTCTTCCGCTCCGAGACCGCGGAGCTGGCCGATGTCGTGCTACCGGTCACCCAGTGGGCCGAGGAGACCGGCACCATGACCTCGCTGGAGGGCCGTGTGCTGCGGCGCCGGCGCGCGGTCCCGCCGCCCGAGGGGGTGCGCGACGAGTTGCGCGTGCTGGCCGACCTGGCCGGCCGGCTCGGCTGCCGCGCCGACTTCCCCACCGATCCCGATGCGGTGCTCGCCGAGCTGGGCCGCGCGAGCGCGGGCGGGATCGCCGACTACGGCGGCATCACCCCCGAACGGCTGGACCGCGGCGAGGCGCTGCACTGGCCCTGTCCGGCCGATGATCATCCCGGCACGCCGCGGCTGTTCGCCGAGCGGTTCGCCACCCCCGACGGGCGCGCGGCCATGATCGCGGTCGAGCCCGCCCCGGTGGACGATGATCTTCGACCCGATGCACCGATCTACCTGATCACCGGGCGGGTGCTGCAGCAGTACCAGTCCGGCGCGCAGACCCGCCGCGTGGCCGCGCTGAATCGCGTGCAGGGCAGCGGTTTTGTCGAGCTGCACCCGCGGCTGGCCCGGCGCCTGGAAGTCGCCGAGGGCGAGCTGGTCCGGGTCCGCTCGGCGCGCGGGGAGGCCTGCGCGCCGGCGCGGATCAGCGCCGACCTGCGGCCCGACGTGGTGTTCATGCCGTTCCATTTCCCCGGGCAGGAGCGCGCCAACACGCTGACCAATCCGACGACCGACCCGGTCAGCGGGATGCCCGAGTTCAAGGTCTGCGCGGTCGAGGTGACGAAGATCAAGGAGGCGGCATGCTGA
- a CDS encoding FAD-dependent oxidoreductase: MLNGMRIVVIGNGMVGSRFCAGLAGCGAKITVLGAEPYAAYNRLQLSEVIAGRAELGSLELPGPPPEATVLRGVAATAIDRVRRRVRDSAGTEHPYDLCVLATGARARLPLPGAPSEPPPGVRTLRDLDDCRELLAAAATHDDITVLGGGLLGVELACGLRTHGVNVTLINNGPYPLQRQLPEGAGRIAEATLTDLGVRVINNAEVRGWGHRGTRLTVLTLATAAGPTRVPTSLLVVTAGVSARTELARAAGLPIRRGVVVGEDLLSPADPAIAAIGDCAETPDEGCPGLLAPGWAQADRLASRLRGEARRPPEAAGEVIALKAVGLQVTALGELDWATTEAGGTRVLELSDAAARRAVRIAVRDDRLVGAVCVGAPRTAADLTVAFERRTALPPDPAELLLAGDGRRTDPTDLPAAATVCRCNGVNRAEIDRAHDCGARTVEEVACATRAGTGCGSCTGLVAALLQAAADRVTGDRDGSEGLVAGPKHSAPLAETSAT, encoded by the coding sequence ATGCTGAACGGGATGCGGATCGTGGTGATCGGCAACGGCATGGTCGGCTCCCGGTTCTGCGCGGGGCTGGCGGGCTGCGGCGCGAAGATCACCGTCCTCGGCGCCGAGCCCTACGCCGCGTACAACCGGCTGCAGCTCTCCGAGGTGATCGCCGGCCGCGCCGAGCTGGGCTCGCTGGAGCTTCCCGGACCGCCGCCGGAGGCGACGGTGCTGCGCGGGGTCGCGGCGACCGCGATCGATCGGGTACGCCGCCGCGTGCGCGACAGCGCCGGCACCGAACACCCCTACGACCTGTGCGTGCTCGCCACCGGGGCCCGGGCCCGGCTGCCGCTGCCCGGCGCCCCGAGCGAGCCGCCGCCCGGGGTGCGCACGCTGCGCGACCTCGACGACTGCCGCGAGCTGCTGGCGGCCGCCGCCACCCATGACGACATCACCGTGCTCGGCGGCGGGCTGCTCGGGGTGGAGCTGGCCTGCGGGCTGCGTACCCACGGCGTCAACGTCACGCTGATCAACAACGGCCCGTACCCGCTGCAGCGCCAACTGCCCGAGGGCGCCGGCCGGATCGCCGAGGCCACGCTCACCGATCTCGGGGTACGGGTGATCAACAACGCCGAGGTACGCGGCTGGGGCCACCGTGGCACCCGGCTGACCGTCCTCACCCTGGCCACGGCGGCCGGCCCGACCCGGGTGCCGACCTCGCTGCTGGTGGTCACCGCCGGCGTCTCTGCGCGCACCGAACTCGCCCGCGCCGCCGGCCTGCCGATCCGGCGCGGGGTCGTGGTGGGCGAGGACCTGCTGAGCCCGGCCGACCCCGCGATCGCAGCCATCGGCGACTGTGCGGAGACACCGGACGAGGGCTGCCCCGGCCTGCTGGCACCTGGCTGGGCACAGGCCGACCGCCTGGCGAGCCGGCTGCGCGGCGAGGCCCGGCGCCCGCCGGAGGCGGCCGGCGAGGTGATCGCGCTGAAGGCGGTGGGCCTGCAGGTGACCGCCCTCGGCGAGCTCGACTGGGCGACGACGGAGGCCGGCGGTACGCGGGTGCTGGAACTGTCCGATGCCGCGGCCCGGCGCGCCGTGCGGATCGCGGTCCGCGACGACCGACTGGTCGGCGCCGTCTGCGTCGGGGCCCCGCGCACGGCGGCCGACCTCACGGTGGCCTTCGAGCGACGCACGGCGCTGCCGCCCGACCCCGCGGAGCTCCTGCTCGCCGGCGACGGGCGACGTACCGATCCCACGGACCTGCCCGCCGCCGCCACGGTCTGCCGCTGCAACGGCGTGAACCGGGCCGAGATCGACCGGGCCCACGACTGCGGCGCCCGGACCGTGGAAGAAGTGGCGTGCGCCACCCGCGCCGGCACCGGCTGCGGCTCCTGCACCGGTCTGGTCGCCGCGCTGCTGCAGGCCGCGGCGGACAGGGTCACCGGTGATCGTGACGGGAGTGAGGGCCTTGTTGCAGGGCCGAAACATTCCGCACCGCTCGCCGAAACAAGCGCCACCTAG
- the nirB gene encoding nitrite reductase large subunit NirB has protein sequence MTDQRIVVIGAGMVAQRFVEALADRDGSAAVTVVGEEPHAPYDRVALTSYFTGGADALALGDPGLWKRPGVQLVSGVAATAIDRDRRTVTLADGRELGYDALVLATGSRAFVPPVPGSDLINSFVYRTIDDVRSIEACVHELAARLDRPVRGAVIGGGLLGLEAAGALRAMNAEAAVIEFAPRLMPLQVDEGGGAELARIIAGLGVDVRTGTATKQVLADDAGAVRALDLGEAELDADLVIFATGVRPRDELARDAGLAIGERGGAVVDAGCRTSDPAILAIGEVACIGGAVWGLIAPGNAMAEIAVDRLLGGQGTFPGADTSAKLKLLGVDVASFGDAFATTPGALEVVHADPVTGRYGKLVVSDDARTLLGGILVGDASAYPTLRPLLGTELSADPSAYLVGGTAAPGSEQLPDAAAVCSCNNVTAGTVRAAVSEHGCTDLAAVKGCTKAGTSCGSCLPLVKRLVETELAAAGIEVSRALCEHFALGRAELFEAVRLTGLGTFSEIIARHGRGGRGCDICKPVVASILASLGNGHILSGEQGALQDTNDHMLANLQKDGSYSVVPRIPGGEITPDGLITIGEVAREFGLYTKITGGQRIDLFGARVEQLPQIWRRLVEAGFESGHAYGKALRTVKSCVGSTWCRYGVQDSVAMAIRLELRYRGLRAPHKIKLGVSGCARECAEARGKDVGVIATDKGWNLYLGGNGGFSPKHAQLFAEDLDDDGLITLIDRFLIYYVRTADRLQRTAGWLESLDGGLDRLREVIVDDRLGVAADLDAAMAAHVAGYRDEWGEVLDDPDKLARFGSFVNAAQTPDPDLAYVGERGQRRPATPAERAAAASGGLQLITPDREPVLISDSRLPTRRKDPQ, from the coding sequence ATGACCGACCAGCGAATCGTGGTGATCGGCGCCGGCATGGTCGCCCAGAGGTTCGTCGAGGCGCTGGCCGACCGCGACGGATCCGCCGCCGTCACGGTCGTCGGCGAGGAGCCGCACGCGCCGTACGACCGGGTCGCCCTGACCAGCTATTTCACCGGCGGCGCGGATGCCCTCGCCCTGGGCGATCCCGGGCTGTGGAAGCGGCCGGGTGTGCAGTTGGTCAGCGGGGTCGCCGCGACGGCAATCGACCGCGATCGGCGTACCGTCACCCTCGCCGACGGACGCGAGCTGGGCTACGACGCGCTGGTCCTGGCGACCGGATCCCGGGCGTTCGTGCCGCCGGTCCCGGGCAGCGATCTGATCAACTCCTTCGTCTATCGCACGATCGACGACGTGCGCAGCATCGAGGCCTGCGTCCACGAGCTGGCGGCACGGCTCGACCGTCCGGTCCGCGGTGCGGTGATCGGCGGCGGGCTGCTCGGCCTGGAGGCGGCCGGCGCGCTGCGGGCGATGAACGCCGAGGCGGCCGTGATCGAGTTCGCGCCGCGGCTGATGCCGCTGCAGGTCGACGAGGGCGGCGGCGCCGAGCTGGCCCGGATCATCGCCGGACTCGGCGTGGACGTGCGGACCGGCACCGCCACCAAGCAGGTGCTCGCCGACGACGCGGGCGCGGTCCGCGCGCTCGACCTGGGCGAGGCCGAGCTCGACGCCGATCTGGTGATCTTCGCCACCGGGGTACGCCCGCGCGACGAGCTGGCCCGAGACGCCGGGCTGGCGATCGGCGAGCGCGGCGGCGCCGTGGTGGATGCCGGCTGCCGGACCAGCGACCCGGCGATCCTGGCCATCGGCGAGGTGGCCTGCATCGGCGGTGCCGTGTGGGGGCTGATCGCCCCGGGCAATGCGATGGCCGAGATCGCGGTCGACCGCCTGCTCGGCGGGCAGGGCACCTTCCCGGGTGCGGACACCTCGGCCAAGCTCAAGCTGCTCGGCGTCGACGTCGCCTCGTTCGGGGACGCGTTCGCGACGACCCCGGGCGCGCTGGAGGTGGTGCACGCCGATCCGGTCACCGGCCGCTACGGCAAGCTGGTCGTCTCCGACGACGCCCGGACGCTGCTGGGCGGGATCCTGGTCGGCGACGCGTCGGCGTACCCGACCCTGCGGCCGCTGCTCGGCACCGAACTCTCCGCGGACCCGTCGGCCTACCTGGTCGGCGGCACTGCCGCGCCGGGCTCCGAGCAGTTGCCCGATGCCGCCGCGGTCTGCTCGTGCAACAACGTGACCGCGGGCACGGTGCGCGCGGCGGTCAGCGAGCACGGCTGCACCGATCTGGCCGCGGTGAAGGGCTGCACGAAGGCGGGCACCAGTTGCGGGTCGTGCCTGCCGCTGGTCAAGAGGCTGGTGGAGACCGAGCTGGCGGCCGCCGGGATCGAGGTCTCCCGCGCGCTCTGCGAGCACTTCGCGCTGGGCCGGGCCGAGCTCTTCGAGGCGGTACGCCTGACCGGGCTCGGCACCTTCTCCGAGATCATCGCCCGACACGGCCGCGGCGGGCGCGGCTGCGACATCTGCAAACCGGTGGTCGCCTCGATCCTCGCCAGCCTCGGCAACGGGCACATCCTCTCCGGCGAACAGGGCGCGCTGCAGGACACCAACGACCACATGCTCGCCAACCTGCAGAAGGACGGCAGCTACTCGGTGGTGCCGCGCATCCCGGGCGGCGAGATCACCCCGGACGGGCTGATCACCATCGGCGAGGTGGCGCGCGAGTTCGGGCTCTACACCAAGATCACCGGCGGCCAGCGGATCGATCTGTTCGGGGCGCGGGTGGAGCAGTTGCCGCAGATCTGGCGGCGCCTGGTGGAGGCCGGCTTCGAATCGGGCCACGCCTACGGCAAGGCGCTGCGGACCGTGAAGTCCTGCGTCGGCTCGACCTGGTGTCGCTACGGCGTACAGGACTCGGTCGCGATGGCGATCCGGCTGGAGCTGCGCTACCGCGGACTGCGGGCGCCGCACAAGATCAAGCTGGGAGTCTCCGGCTGCGCCCGGGAGTGCGCCGAGGCGCGCGGCAAGGACGTCGGCGTGATCGCCACGGACAAGGGCTGGAATCTCTACCTGGGCGGCAATGGCGGCTTCTCGCCCAAGCACGCCCAGCTCTTCGCGGAGGACCTGGACGACGACGGGTTGATCACGCTGATCGACCGTTTCCTGATCTACTACGTGCGCACCGCCGACCGGTTGCAGCGCACCGCCGGCTGGCTGGAGTCGCTGGACGGCGGGCTGGACCGGTTGCGCGAGGTGATCGTCGACGACCGGCTCGGGGTGGCGGCCGATCTGGACGCCGCGATGGCCGCCCACGTCGCGGGCTATCGCGACGAGTGGGGCGAGGTGCTCGACGACCCGGACAAGTTGGCCCGGTTCGGATCCTTCGTCAATGCGGCGCAGACGCCCGATCCCGATCTTGCCTATGTCGGCGAGCGCGGTCAGCGGCGGCCGGCGACCCCGGCCGAGCGCGCCGCGGCGGCCTCCGGCGGGCTGCAGTTGATCACGCCCGATCGCGAACCCGTACTGATCTCGGATTCCCGGCTCCCCACCCGCAGGAAGGACCCGCAATGA
- the nirD gene encoding nitrite reductase small subunit NirD: MTTTELHHRHTSALPAWTTVCTVARLPVERGVAALVAGRQVAIFRLHDDRVFAVGHRDPFTGVNVIARGIVGSARIGDELVPTVASPLHKQVFDLRTGECLSEPGVELGRWDVRVREEWVQVRPAVAIPRAEVA; the protein is encoded by the coding sequence ATGACCACCACCGAGCTCCACCACCGGCACACCTCCGCCCTCCCCGCCTGGACCACGGTCTGCACGGTCGCGCGGCTGCCCGTCGAGCGCGGGGTCGCCGCACTCGTCGCCGGCCGACAGGTGGCGATCTTCCGGCTGCACGACGACCGGGTGTTCGCCGTCGGCCACCGCGACCCGTTCACCGGGGTGAACGTGATCGCCCGCGGCATCGTCGGCTCCGCGCGGATCGGCGACGAGCTGGTGCCGACGGTCGCCTCCCCGCTGCACAAGCAGGTGTTCGATCTGCGTACCGGCGAGTGCCTGAGCGAGCCCGGCGTCGAGCTGGGCCGCTGGGACGTCCGGGTGCGCGAGGAGTGGGTGCAGGTACGCCCGGCCGTCGCGATCCCCCGCGCCGAGGTCGCCTGA
- the cobA gene encoding uroporphyrinogen-III C-methyltransferase, whose amino-acid sequence MPGTGRVVLVGGGPGADDLITVRGLRALQSADVVVADRLAPRGLLVGLRAEIIDVGKTPYHHPVPQAEINALLVDHARAGRAVVRLKGGDPFLLGRGGEEVAACRAAGVEVEVVPGVSSAIAAPAAAGIPVTHRGVAQGLLVISGHDELSPAFLAAWPHTLVVLMGMARLAELTAGLLRAGKPAATPAAVVQRAWGAGQRVVRAPLAELPARVTKTQLANPAVIVIGPVAALGAELGEVVDAAVA is encoded by the coding sequence ATGCCCGGGACGGGCCGCGTCGTGCTGGTCGGCGGCGGCCCGGGCGCGGACGACCTGATCACGGTCCGCGGCCTGCGGGCGTTGCAGTCCGCCGACGTGGTCGTCGCCGACCGGCTGGCCCCGCGCGGGCTGCTGGTCGGCCTGCGCGCGGAGATCATCGACGTCGGCAAGACGCCCTACCATCACCCCGTGCCGCAGGCCGAGATCAACGCGCTGCTGGTCGACCACGCCCGGGCCGGGCGCGCGGTCGTCCGGCTGAAGGGCGGCGACCCGTTCCTGCTCGGCCGCGGCGGCGAGGAGGTCGCGGCCTGCCGCGCCGCCGGCGTCGAGGTCGAGGTAGTGCCCGGGGTGAGCTCGGCCATCGCCGCACCCGCCGCCGCCGGCATCCCGGTCACCCACCGCGGGGTCGCCCAGGGGCTGTTGGTCATCTCCGGACACGACGAGCTGTCGCCCGCATTCCTCGCCGCGTGGCCACACACGCTGGTCGTACTGATGGGCATGGCGCGGTTGGCGGAGCTGACCGCCGGGTTGCTGCGGGCGGGCAAACCCGCCGCCACGCCCGCCGCCGTCGTGCAGCGCGCCTGGGGCGCCGGGCAGCGGGTGGTCCGAGCCCCGCTCGCCGAACTGCCCGCGCGGGTCACGAAGACGCAACTGGCCAACCCCGCGGTGATCGTGATCGGCCCGGTGGCCGCACTGGGCGCCGAGCTGGGCGAGGTGGTCGATGCAGCCGTCGCCTGA
- a CDS encoding uroporphyrinogen-III synthase: MQPSPDQLSGCRVVLTAQRRAAEFAAALERRGASVLHAPTLSVVPHVDDSELFRRTTELIEKPPDVTVITTGVGFRGWLEAADAAGVATPLLRVLGQSRLIARGPKARGALQAAGLTADWVAESETSAEIADLLLSEGVAGQRIAIQHHGSGADGLDEAFATACAEVCSLVVYRWGPAPDPAAVAESVRLVARRECDAVAFTSAPGVAAFLDAATEQRVLAEVAQAFADEDGVLAAAVGVITAGPLLELGVQPLVPDRFRLGALVRGIVRELGERRGLRLLTCGGELRLLRGAALLDGEVLPLSPASLAVLRVLAEAGGAVVHRDDILRALPGSSVDPHAAEMAVARLRGTLAPSDLVRTVIRRGYRLAVPAASVAR; this comes from the coding sequence ATGCAGCCGTCGCCTGATCAGCTCTCCGGCTGCCGCGTGGTCCTCACCGCGCAGCGCCGGGCCGCCGAGTTCGCCGCAGCCCTGGAGCGCCGGGGCGCGTCGGTACTGCACGCCCCGACCCTTTCGGTGGTGCCGCACGTCGACGACAGCGAGCTCTTCCGGCGTACCACCGAACTGATCGAGAAGCCGCCGGATGTCACCGTGATCACCACCGGCGTCGGCTTTCGCGGTTGGCTGGAGGCGGCCGACGCCGCGGGGGTGGCGACCCCACTCCTCCGTGTGCTCGGGCAGTCGCGGCTGATCGCGCGCGGACCCAAGGCGCGCGGGGCCCTGCAGGCCGCCGGGCTGACCGCGGACTGGGTCGCCGAGTCCGAGACCAGCGCCGAGATCGCCGACCTGCTGCTGAGTGAGGGGGTGGCCGGTCAGCGGATCGCCATCCAGCACCACGGGTCCGGCGCGGACGGCCTCGACGAGGCCTTCGCGACCGCCTGTGCCGAGGTCTGCTCGCTGGTCGTCTACCGCTGGGGGCCGGCGCCCGACCCGGCTGCGGTCGCCGAGAGCGTGCGGCTCGTCGCCCGTCGCGAATGCGATGCCGTCGCCTTCACCTCCGCCCCCGGCGTCGCGGCCTTCCTCGACGCCGCCACCGAGCAGCGGGTGCTGGCCGAGGTCGCGCAGGCCTTCGCCGACGAGGACGGGGTCCTGGCCGCGGCGGTCGGCGTGATCACCGCCGGGCCGCTGCTCGAGCTCGGCGTGCAACCCCTGGTGCCCGACCGTTTCCGGCTCGGCGCGCTGGTCCGCGGCATCGTCCGCGAGCTCGGCGAGCGGCGCGGGCTGCGGCTGCTCACCTGCGGCGGCGAGCTGCGGCTGCTGCGCGGCGCGGCGCTGCTGGACGGCGAGGTGTTGCCGCTCTCGCCCGCCAGCCTCGCCGTGCTGCGGGTGCTCGCCGAGGCGGGCGGCGCCGTCGTGCACCGCGACGACATCCTGCGCGCCCTCCCGGGCAGCTCCGTCGACCCGCACGCCGCCGAGATGGCGGTGGCGCGGTTGCGCGGCACCCTGGCGCCGAGCGACCTGGTGCGTACCGTCATCCGCCGCGGCTACCGGCTGGCCGTGCCCGCGGCGTCCGTCGCCCGCTGA